The following are encoded together in the Peromyscus leucopus breed LL Stock chromosome 1, UCI_PerLeu_2.1, whole genome shotgun sequence genome:
- the LOC114686094 gene encoding vomeronasal type-1 receptor 2-like, translating to MDPKNVAIGITFLIQNTVGILGNVSFLAYYLVICYKKHKVKPLDLILMHLAIVNILIILSKGIGNTMIIFVLKLFFSDWSYQLFMYVLRVFRSMSIATICLLSVFQAIMISPRNSFWKNLRVTSPKDIGVYIFLCWFLYIMVNVLFPLYMSIKLRRKNITKETDFKHYTVVGHDKFTISTYIAFFVFPELVFSVLITWSSSSMIVFLYRHKQRVQHIRSTAAFHSNSPESRATKNILVLVFTFLAFYTLSTIAHGCTALLSHQNWWPMTITNIITLCFPSLSPFLLMSQLSSLPRLCFYG from the coding sequence ATGGACCCGAAGAATGTGGCAATAGGAATAACATTCTTGATTCAGAATACAGTTGGAATTTTGGGAAATGTCTCTTTTCTTGCCTACTACCTAGTTATTTGTTACAAGAAACACAAAGTAAAGCCATTGGATTTAATTCTCATGCATCTGGCCATAGTTAACATTTTGATCATTCTCTCTAAAGGAATAGGCAACACAATGATCATTTTTGTGTTGAAACTTTTCTTCAGTGATTGGAGCTACCAACTTTTTATGTATGTTCTAAGGGTTTTCAGGAGTATGTCCATTGCCACCATCTGTCTCTTGAGTGTCTTTCAGGCCATCATGATCAGCCCTAGGAACTCCTTTTGGAAGAATCTTAGAGTCACATCTCCCAAAGACATTGGTGTCTACATTTTTCTCTGCTGGTTCTTGTACATCATGGTAAATGTTCTTTTCCCTTTGTATATGTCCAtaaaattaagaaggaaaaacataacaaaagagACAGATTTTAAACACTATACTGTTGTAGGTCATGACAAATTCACAATCTCCACATATATAGCATTTTTTGTGTTTCCTGAACTTGTGTTTTCTGTCCTTATCACTTGGTCCAGCAGCTCAATGATTGTCTTTTTGTATAGGCACAAACAGCGAGTTCAACACATCCGCAGCACTGCAGCTTTCCACAGTAACTCTCCTGAGTCTAGAGCTACCAAGAACATCCTTGTTCTAGTGTTCACCTTTCTGGCTTTTTataccctctctactattgcacATGGTTGCACTGCTCTATTGTCTCATCAAAATTGGTGGCCGATGACAATCACGAACATTATAACTTTGTGTTTTCCCTCTTTGAGTCCCTTCTTACTTATGAGTCAGCTATCCTCTCTCCCCAGACTTTGCTTTTATGGATAA